A region from the Arvicola amphibius chromosome 12, mArvAmp1.2, whole genome shotgun sequence genome encodes:
- the Lrrc3b gene encoding leucine-rich repeat-containing protein 3B — translation MNLVDLWLSRSLSMCLLLQSFVLMILCFHSASMCPKGCLCSSSGGLNVTCSNANLKEIPRDLPPETVLLYLDSNQITSIPNEIFKDLHQLRVLNLSKNGIEFIDEHAFKGVAETLQTLDLSDNRIQSVHKNAFNNLKARARIANNPWHCDCTLQQVLRSMASNHETAHNVICKTSVLDEHAGRPFLNAANDADLCNLPKKTTDYAMLVTMFGWFTMVISYVVYYVRQNQEDARRHLEYLKSLPSRQKKADEPDDISTVV, via the coding sequence ATGAATCTGGTCGACCTGTGGCTATCCCGTTCCCTCTCCATGTGTCTCCTCCTCCAGAGCTTTGTTCTGATGATACTGTGCTTTCATTCCGCCAGTATGTGTCCCAAAGGCTGCCTTTGCTCTTCCTCTGGAGGTTTAAATGTCACCTGTAGCAATGCAAATCTCAAGGAAATACCCAGAGATCTCCCTCCTGAAACAGTTTTGCTGTATCTGGACTCCAATCAGATCACATCGATCCCCAATGAGATTTTTAAGGACCTCCACCAACTGAGGGTTCTCAACCTGTCCAAAAACGGCATCGAGTTTATCGATGAACATGCGTTCAAGGGAGTAGCAGAAACCTTGCAGACCCTGGACCTCTCGGACAACAGGATTCAAAGCGTGCACAAAAATGCCTTCAATAATCTGAAGGCTAGGGCCAGAATCGCCAATAACCCTTGGCACTGTGACTGCACCCTCCAGCAAGTTCTGAGGAGCATGGCGTCCAATCACGAGACAGCACACAATGTAATTTGCAAGACCTCCGTGTTGGATGAGCATGCCGGGAGACCGTTCCTCAACGCTGCCAACGATGCTGACCTTTGTAACCTCCCGAAAAAGACGACTGACTATGCCATGCTAGTCACCATGTTTGGCTGGTTCACCATGGTGATCTCGTACGTGGTGTATTACGTGCGGCAGAATCAGGAGGACGCCCGGAGACACCTTGAATACTTGAAATCCCTGCCAAGCAGGCAAAAGAAAGCTGACGAGCCCGATGACATTAGCACTGTGGTATAA